One Natronolimnobius sp. AArcel1 DNA window includes the following coding sequences:
- a CDS encoding GNAT family N-acetyltransferase, giving the protein MTDAVRRATTDDVLAIHETARKSWHAAYDDVLGTDTVDSVVDDWYALGDLESAITDASSRDDVEFVVVEPDADTDGVITESDGDVLTGLQRCRAFAHVVPWPEDAAVAYLARFYVRPESWGEGVGTALLEHLETTLEESFDRIRLAVLADNDVGISFADSAKFERVGARKTDLGDGLEEYVYEKSL; this is encoded by the coding sequence GTGACCGACGCGGTTCGACGCGCAACCACCGACGACGTTCTGGCAATCCACGAGACGGCCCGCAAGAGCTGGCACGCCGCCTACGACGACGTGCTGGGCACCGACACCGTCGATAGCGTCGTCGACGACTGGTACGCACTCGGCGACCTCGAGTCTGCGATCACCGACGCGAGCAGTCGCGATGACGTCGAGTTCGTCGTCGTCGAACCCGACGCTGACACCGACGGCGTCATCACGGAAAGCGACGGCGACGTTCTCACGGGACTCCAGCGCTGTCGCGCCTTTGCACACGTCGTCCCCTGGCCCGAGGACGCGGCCGTGGCCTACCTCGCTCGCTTCTACGTCCGCCCCGAGAGTTGGGGCGAAGGCGTCGGGACGGCCCTCCTCGAGCACCTCGAGACGACGCTCGAGGAATCATTCGACCGCATCCGACTGGCCGTCCTCGCGGACAACGACGTCGGCATCTCTTTTGCCGACTCGGCGAAGTTCGAACGAGTAGGCGCGAGGAAGACGGATCTCGGGGATGGACTCGAGGAGTACGTCTACGAAAAATCGCTGTGA
- a CDS encoding GNAT family N-acetyltransferase yields MDWTVRHAIAEDAPAVREIARDSWHAAYDEFLGAEQVEEFTDEWYALGELKDSIAAASERDTASFLLARSGESAVGFAHAGPDPNHDSSAHLIRLYARPRVWGDGVGTALLSRLEDELDARYERLRLVVLADNDVGISFYEATGFDRVEARRSDLDGIDGGTLEEYVYEKSL; encoded by the coding sequence ATGGACTGGACCGTTAGGCACGCGATTGCCGAAGACGCACCTGCTGTTCGCGAAATCGCCCGCGACAGTTGGCACGCCGCCTACGACGAGTTTCTAGGGGCCGAACAGGTCGAGGAGTTCACCGACGAGTGGTACGCACTCGGCGAACTCAAGGACTCGATTGCTGCCGCAAGCGAACGGGACACTGCGTCGTTTCTGCTCGCACGTTCGGGCGAGTCTGCTGTCGGCTTTGCTCACGCTGGCCCTGACCCCAACCACGACTCGAGTGCGCATCTGATACGTCTGTACGCTCGCCCGCGCGTCTGGGGCGACGGCGTTGGCACAGCCTTACTCTCGCGACTCGAGGACGAACTCGACGCACGGTACGAACGACTCCGACTCGTCGTCCTCGCGGACAACGACGTGGGGATTTCGTTCTACGAAGCAACCGGATTCGACCGCGTCGAGGCTCGAAGGTCGGATCTGGACGGGATTGATGGTGGGACACTCGAGGAGTACGTCTACGAAAAGTCGCTGTGA
- a CDS encoding ribonuclease R family protein, which translates to MSDDADAQAEAGTAEGQGSVEISEDLARHLENKREELFEKFEIPDGFPQEVLDEAEERTEGVQQEIADEADEREDLRDLTTWTTDPIDAQDFDDAISVEERDDEYVLWVHIADVTHYVNPETAMWDSAVERANTVYLPGYTIHMLPPVLAETVCSLVPNEDRLAHTVEMHLDKENLSYESIEIYKSVIRSDERLTYSQAENRLDEPDAPLHEENVLVHELADQMHEQRKEDGSLVLNPARDRAHTIIEECMLKANKAVTHTLMWDRGVEAMYRVHPQPSPDEWSKALQEIQDLDGVSIPGSTWDDPRKAVNATLEEAPGRQLDKIQWAVMKVMPRAKYMNDPFGGHHALNFEIYGHFTSPIRRLSDLINHWIVYQNDVPENLIKLCDRASDKQKDAEQCEREYKNFLQEVGLDPMAVNNRGIEVVDDDKAEKTL; encoded by the coding sequence ATGAGTGACGATGCAGACGCCCAGGCCGAAGCCGGCACGGCGGAAGGTCAGGGGTCCGTCGAAATTAGCGAGGACCTCGCGCGACATCTCGAGAACAAACGCGAGGAACTTTTCGAGAAGTTCGAAATCCCGGATGGCTTCCCACAGGAGGTACTCGATGAGGCCGAAGAACGCACCGAGGGAGTCCAACAGGAGATCGCAGACGAGGCAGACGAACGCGAGGATCTGCGGGACCTGACGACGTGGACGACGGACCCGATCGACGCCCAGGATTTCGACGACGCGATTTCGGTCGAAGAACGCGACGACGAGTACGTTCTCTGGGTACACATCGCGGACGTGACCCACTACGTCAACCCCGAGACGGCGATGTGGGATTCGGCCGTCGAGCGCGCGAACACGGTCTATCTGCCGGGCTATACGATCCACATGCTCCCGCCCGTACTGGCCGAGACGGTCTGTTCACTCGTGCCCAACGAGGACCGCCTCGCACACACCGTTGAGATGCACCTCGACAAGGAGAATCTCTCCTACGAGAGCATCGAGATCTACAAGTCGGTTATCCGCTCGGACGAGCGACTCACTTACTCGCAGGCCGAGAACCGCCTCGACGAGCCTGACGCACCGCTGCACGAGGAGAACGTCCTGGTCCACGAACTCGCCGACCAGATGCACGAACAGCGCAAAGAAGACGGGTCGCTCGTCTTGAACCCGGCTCGAGACCGTGCACACACGATCATCGAGGAGTGTATGCTCAAGGCCAACAAGGCCGTCACGCACACGCTGATGTGGGACCGCGGCGTCGAGGCGATGTATCGCGTTCACCCACAGCCAAGCCCTGACGAGTGGTCGAAAGCCCTGCAAGAAATTCAGGACCTCGATGGCGTGTCGATCCCTGGCAGCACCTGGGACGACCCCCGGAAAGCCGTCAATGCCACGCTCGAGGAGGCACCCGGTCGCCAACTCGATAAGATTCAGTGGGCGGTGATGAAGGTGATGCCGCGAGCGAAGTACATGAACGATCCCTTCGGCGGCCACCACGCACTGAACTTCGAGATTTACGGCCACTTCACGAGTCCGATCCGTCGGCTTTCGGACCTGATCAACCACTGGATCGTCTACCAGAACGACGTGCCGGAGAACCTCATCAAACTCTGTGACCGCGCGAGCGATAAGCAAAAAGACGCCGAGCAGTGCGAACGCGAGTACAAGAACTTCCTGCAGGAGGTCGGCCTCGATCCGATGGCGGTCAACAACCGCGGGATCGAAGTCGTCGATGACGACAAAGCTGAAAAGACGCTATAG
- a CDS encoding ABC transporter ATP-binding protein, protein MSAIALRNVQKHFGSIDALRGIDLEVDSGEVFGFLGPNGAGKSTTIDILLHYTRPSSGSVEVLDQDVTTDPVAVRERTGILPEGFAAFETMTGRQHLEYAIESNGADDDPDVLLERVGLEGVGDRLAQDYSKGMTQRLALAMALVGEPDLLILDEPSTGLDPHGVRRMREIVRAERDRGATVFFSSHILEQVEAVADRVGILRAGELVAVDTIDGLRGAVDADAELTVDIAEDPTDLAPEIDSLEGVSSVIKRDGELVVACTNEAKLSVLDEIRAAGGTVRDFTTGEASLEDLFVSYTEGSR, encoded by the coding sequence ATGAGTGCGATTGCCCTCCGCAACGTACAGAAGCACTTCGGGAGCATCGATGCCCTTCGCGGGATCGACCTCGAGGTCGACTCCGGTGAGGTGTTCGGCTTTCTGGGGCCGAATGGGGCCGGCAAGTCGACGACAATCGACATCCTGCTACACTACACCCGCCCGAGCAGTGGCTCGGTCGAGGTCCTCGACCAGGACGTGACCACCGACCCGGTGGCCGTCAGAGAGCGCACTGGCATCCTCCCCGAAGGGTTCGCTGCCTTCGAGACGATGACCGGCCGCCAGCACCTCGAGTACGCCATCGAATCGAATGGGGCCGACGATGACCCGGACGTTCTTCTCGAGCGCGTCGGCCTCGAGGGCGTTGGTGACCGACTTGCACAGGACTACTCGAAGGGGATGACCCAGCGACTCGCACTCGCGATGGCGCTCGTGGGCGAACCCGACCTCCTGATTCTGGACGAACCCTCGACGGGGCTTGATCCCCACGGCGTCCGGCGAATGCGCGAAATTGTCCGCGCGGAACGCGACCGCGGCGCGACGGTCTTTTTCTCGAGTCACATCTTAGAGCAGGTCGAAGCCGTCGCCGACCGCGTGGGTATCCTCCGCGCCGGCGAACTCGTCGCGGTCGACACCATCGATGGCCTGCGCGGCGCGGTCGACGCCGATGCCGAACTGACGGTCGATATCGCCGAAGACCCAACAGATCTCGCACCCGAAATCGACTCGCTCGAGGGCGTTTCCTCGGTGATCAAACGCGACGGCGAACTGGTCGTCGCCTGTACGAACGAGGCGAAACTCTCCGTGCTCGACGAGATTCGCGCTGCTGGTGGGACGGTTCGTGACTTTACTACCGGCGAGGCCTCGCTCGAGGACCTGTTCGTCTCCTACACGGAGGGATCACGATGA
- a CDS encoding ABC transporter permease subunit gives MTRGWRLIARKEIGDAIRNRQLYSNAAMFVILFGLVTYVHVGQAREGFADPVDLVGALNLFTIMLVPAVGLMLSYAVIVKRREDGQLTLLLGLPHDRRDVVIGTYLGRFVIFALALVAGVVTAAILALVFRIELATTELLGFTVLANALGLAYIAIAICLSMLTRDQTWASIAAFCTFLLFVLAWRFVPEVTTYVVYGFEMPAQQPWWYDYVGALSPSVAYERALEFVIDEEFDQTLSAFGMFVLAGWAVLAPAAGYLQFKTSDL, from the coding sequence ATGACTCGAGGCTGGCGACTGATCGCTCGCAAGGAGATCGGCGATGCGATTCGCAACCGACAGCTGTACTCGAACGCTGCGATGTTCGTCATCCTGTTCGGACTCGTGACGTACGTCCACGTCGGACAGGCACGCGAGGGCTTTGCCGACCCCGTTGACCTCGTGGGAGCACTCAACCTCTTTACGATCATGCTCGTTCCGGCAGTCGGGTTAATGCTGTCCTATGCAGTAATCGTCAAGCGCCGCGAGGATGGGCAACTGACGCTGCTGCTCGGGTTACCCCACGACCGGCGCGACGTCGTTATCGGGACCTACCTCGGCCGATTTGTGATCTTTGCACTCGCGCTCGTGGCCGGTGTCGTCACTGCGGCGATACTCGCGCTCGTCTTTCGCATCGAACTGGCGACCACTGAGTTGCTTGGCTTCACCGTGCTTGCAAACGCACTCGGACTCGCCTACATCGCTATTGCGATCTGTCTCTCGATGCTAACGCGCGACCAAACATGGGCCTCAATCGCTGCCTTTTGTACGTTCTTGCTGTTCGTCCTCGCCTGGCGATTCGTTCCCGAGGTGACGACGTACGTCGTCTACGGCTTCGAGATGCCCGCCCAGCAGCCATGGTGGTACGACTACGTCGGCGCACTCTCGCCGTCGGTTGCCTACGAGCGAGCCCTCGAGTTCGTCATCGACGAGGAGTTTGACCAGACACTGTCCGCGTTTGGCATGTTCGTACTCGCCGGGTGGGCCGTCCTCGCACCCGCAGCGGGCTATCTGCAGTTTAAAACAAGCGATCTCTGA
- a CDS encoding TMEM175 family protein — protein sequence MVWMLGGDGTDRMEGLSDGVFAIVLTLLILQFNVPDVSGAELPAALADQETLLISYLLSFLVVGLYWVVHHNLFQHIVGHDRVLLWLNLLFLLSISFLPYPTEILGVYGTQFAWSLYATNLALVGIILSTIWTYAARTGMTSDAIDDQVAMLITIRGLLAPLVFLISIGVATVTVTVAFFVPLLIIPLQALWVRYYRHVTGELAPGSPLEQPP from the coding sequence ATGGTCTGGATGCTTGGTGGCGACGGAACGGATCGAATGGAGGGGCTGAGCGACGGCGTCTTCGCCATCGTTCTGACGCTTTTAATTCTCCAGTTCAACGTTCCTGACGTCTCTGGGGCGGAGTTACCTGCGGCGCTCGCCGATCAGGAGACGCTGCTCATCAGTTACCTCCTGAGCTTTCTCGTCGTTGGCCTCTACTGGGTTGTCCATCACAACCTTTTTCAGCACATTGTCGGCCACGATCGCGTCTTACTCTGGTTAAACCTGCTATTTTTGCTCTCGATTTCGTTTCTTCCGTACCCAACGGAGATTCTCGGGGTCTACGGGACGCAGTTTGCCTGGTCGCTGTACGCGACAAACCTCGCGCTGGTCGGAATTATCCTCTCGACGATTTGGACCTACGCCGCGCGGACCGGGATGACCAGCGACGCCATCGACGACCAGGTGGCTATGCTAATCACGATCCGGGGGCTGCTCGCACCGCTCGTCTTTCTTATTTCAATCGGTGTCGCTACCGTTACCGTCACGGTAGCGTTTTTCGTCCCGCTCCTTATTATCCCGCTGCAGGCCCTGTGGGTTCGGTACTACCGGCATGTAACAGGAGAATTAGCCCCAGGTAGCCCACTCGAGCAACCCCCGTGA
- a CDS encoding RNA-binding protein — protein sequence MQVKSRHHLRSDAVSDLEDALEAQLGVEPAGDTYERVEFEETDWEVILIDGEPQVAHFDDEPFLTVRGANAYEPEKRLVTVDAGAISFVSDGADVMRPGITEATDDISPDDLVVIAEESHGKMLAVGRARVNGDEMAGNEGKVVDSLHHVGDELYEFAG from the coding sequence ATGCAGGTCAAATCGCGACATCACCTTCGAAGCGACGCTGTCTCGGATCTCGAGGATGCACTCGAAGCGCAGTTGGGCGTCGAACCCGCTGGAGACACCTACGAGCGGGTTGAATTCGAAGAAACTGATTGGGAAGTGATCTTGATCGATGGGGAGCCGCAGGTCGCCCATTTCGACGACGAGCCGTTTCTCACCGTCCGAGGGGCCAACGCCTACGAGCCTGAAAAGCGACTGGTCACCGTCGACGCTGGCGCAATCTCGTTTGTCAGCGACGGCGCAGACGTAATGCGTCCCGGCATTACCGAGGCGACTGACGACATCTCACCGGACGATCTAGTCGTTATCGCCGAGGAGTCTCACGGAAAGATGCTCGCGGTTGGACGCGCCCGCGTCAACGGCGATGAAATGGCCGGCAACGAGGGGAAAGTCGTCGATTCGCTCCACCACGTTGGCGACGAACTATACGAGTTTGCCGGATAG
- a CDS encoding MFS transporter, whose protein sequence is MSGADAPTDESATNESREDAGGLSRSEYLVIGSVIASTFFVGFGGGVIFPILPNLGQVLGISPFLVGIILSANRFSRLFANAPAGSLVDRVGTRKPFVVGMLIQALATFGYVIAYVAPAPEAWFLLARIIWGLGSALVFATAYTIAADVSQSGSRGQSMGLIRGGSIFGFPTGLVLGGIVSDVADGALFSLPGDVIAFVLATVFSLFAAALAFATVPETHVEGEVNRSVKPWEIDYTVSTLTVGLVNFTILFAYIGALFATLVLFLGELEISVFGFDAQGSSGIFMAVTVIAAAVFMFYGGYMSDNRVSRVPTLLVFVAISSVGFLLLAIADSVWTLTLACVLIGAGQGGTSGPLIALLADLTPNDRMGRATGTNNVLGDIGGGLGPLVSLPLVETVGFWPIYAVCALLPLLAGAILLAGMKHETGHVFPTTDVIDTAENSAAD, encoded by the coding sequence ATGAGCGGGGCGGACGCACCGACTGACGAATCGGCTACAAACGAGTCGCGTGAGGATGCGGGCGGTCTCAGCCGCAGCGAGTACCTCGTTATTGGCTCTGTCATCGCGAGTACCTTCTTTGTCGGCTTCGGTGGCGGTGTCATCTTCCCAATCTTGCCAAATCTCGGGCAGGTACTCGGTATCTCGCCGTTTTTGGTCGGTATTATCCTGAGCGCGAATCGCTTCTCGAGGCTGTTTGCGAACGCGCCGGCAGGAAGCCTGGTCGATCGGGTTGGGACGCGAAAACCGTTCGTCGTCGGGATGTTGATCCAGGCACTTGCGACGTTCGGCTACGTTATTGCATATGTCGCACCAGCGCCTGAGGCGTGGTTCCTGCTCGCCCGAATCATCTGGGGACTTGGCAGCGCGCTCGTCTTTGCAACAGCGTACACCATCGCTGCGGACGTGAGCCAAAGCGGTTCGCGCGGCCAGAGTATGGGCCTCATCCGTGGTGGGAGCATCTTTGGCTTCCCGACCGGACTCGTCCTTGGTGGTATCGTCAGCGACGTCGCTGACGGCGCCCTCTTTTCGCTTCCTGGTGATGTGATCGCGTTCGTCCTCGCAACCGTCTTCTCGCTGTTCGCTGCGGCGCTTGCCTTCGCAACAGTCCCAGAAACGCACGTCGAAGGCGAGGTCAACCGTTCGGTCAAGCCCTGGGAGATCGATTACACTGTCTCGACGCTTACCGTCGGCCTCGTTAACTTCACGATTCTCTTTGCCTATATCGGCGCGCTGTTTGCTACACTCGTGCTCTTTCTTGGCGAACTCGAGATCAGTGTCTTCGGCTTCGACGCGCAGGGAAGTTCGGGTATCTTCATGGCCGTGACGGTGATCGCAGCGGCCGTGTTCATGTTTTACGGAGGCTATATGAGCGATAATCGCGTCTCGCGCGTGCCAACGTTGCTCGTGTTCGTCGCGATATCCTCTGTGGGTTTTCTGTTGCTCGCAATTGCCGATTCAGTCTGGACGCTGACGCTCGCCTGTGTCCTCATCGGGGCCGGACAGGGCGGAACGAGTGGCCCGCTTATTGCCCTGCTTGCTGATCTCACGCCGAACGATCGGATGGGGAGAGCGACCGGCACGAACAACGTCCTCGGCGATATCGGCGGCGGTCTCGGCCCGCTTGTCTCTCTCCCGCTCGTCGAAACCGTCGGCTTTTGGCCGATCTACGCTGTCTGTGCGCTCTTGCCACTGCTCGCTGGTGCGATTTTACTTGCAGGTATGAAACACGAAACTGGGCACGTCTTCCCGACGACTGACGTCATCGATACGGCCGAAAACTCGGCGGCCGACTGA
- a CDS encoding SOS response-associated peptidase has product MCGRYTLTLERDDLEDRFGVTVDGSYTPRYNAAPGQKLPVITSDAPEEIRRLEWGLVPSWADDDTGGLINARAETIDEKPSFRAAYEQRRCLVPADGFYEWVETGSDGDESSGDGSGSGSNGGKQPYRVALEDDRPFAMAGLWERWEPNEETTQSGLDAFGGGVEENTADDGPLETFTIITTEPNNLIADLHHRMAVILEPGSEGKWLTADDPKRLLKPYAADEMRAYPVSQAVNNPANNDPALLEPLES; this is encoded by the coding sequence ATGTGCGGACGCTACACCCTTACACTCGAGCGCGACGACCTCGAAGATCGCTTCGGTGTGACCGTCGACGGCTCCTACACGCCGCGGTACAACGCCGCACCGGGCCAGAAACTGCCGGTTATCACGAGTGATGCACCTGAGGAGATTCGCCGACTCGAGTGGGGACTGGTGCCCTCGTGGGCGGACGACGACACCGGCGGACTGATCAACGCGCGTGCGGAGACGATCGATGAAAAACCGAGTTTTCGGGCGGCGTACGAGCAGCGTCGGTGTTTGGTCCCAGCGGATGGGTTCTACGAGTGGGTCGAGACGGGCAGCGATGGCGACGAGAGCAGTGGGGATGGCAGCGGCAGTGGCAGCAACGGCGGAAAACAACCCTACAGAGTCGCCCTCGAGGACGACCGCCCGTTCGCGATGGCGGGGCTGTGGGAGCGCTGGGAACCCAATGAGGAGACGACCCAGTCAGGGCTCGATGCCTTCGGAGGTGGCGTCGAAGAGAATACTGCAGACGACGGCCCACTCGAGACGTTTACGATCATCACGACCGAGCCGAACAACCTTATCGCGGACTTGCACCACCGAATGGCCGTCATCCTCGAGCCCGGTAGCGAGGGAAAATGGCTGACAGCTGACGACCCAAAACGACTGCTCAAACCCTACGCAGCCGACGAAATGCGTGCCTATCCCGTCTCGCAAGCGGTCAACAATCCGGCGAACAACGACCCTGCGTTGCTCGAGCCACTCGAGTCCTGA
- the thsB gene encoding thermosome subunit beta: protein MQQGQPMIVMSEDSQRVKDKDAQDYNISAARAVAEAVRSTLGPKGMDKMLVDSMGSVTITNDGVTILQEMDIDNPTAEMIIEVAETQEDEAGDGTTTAVAIAGELLKNAEDLLEQDIHPTAIIKGFHLASEQAREEIDDIAQDVDTDDEQLLRSVAETSMTGKGTEVNKEHLSQLIIDAVKQVTVESDEGDNIVDLEYLNIETQTGRSAGESDLLVGGIVDKDPVHDNMPTSAEDADILLLNQAIEVEEADVDTEVSVTDPDQLQKFLDREEEQLKEKVDQIVDTGADVVFCQKGIDDLAQHYLAKEGILAVRRAKKSDLEFLSEVVNGAVISDLATATEADLGHGDVTRDDDDDLFYVEGDDAHGVTLLLRGSTEHVVDELERGVNDALDVVAQTVSDGRVLAGGGAIEVELASRLRNYADSVSGREQLAVEAFADSLELVPRVLAENAGLDSIDTLVDLRAAHEDGDIEAGLNVLSGDVEDTYEAGVVEPAHAKEQAVTSAAEAANLVLKIDDIISAGDLSTDKGDDEAGGPGGAGGMGGMGGGMGGMM from the coding sequence ATGCAGCAGGGACAGCCGATGATCGTGATGAGCGAGGATTCCCAGCGCGTCAAGGACAAGGACGCCCAGGACTACAATATCAGCGCCGCTCGTGCGGTCGCTGAGGCCGTCCGTTCGACACTTGGTCCAAAAGGAATGGACAAAATGCTCGTCGACTCGATGGGCTCCGTCACCATCACGAACGACGGCGTCACCATCCTGCAGGAGATGGACATCGACAACCCAACGGCCGAAATGATCATCGAGGTCGCCGAAACCCAGGAAGACGAAGCTGGTGACGGCACCACGACGGCCGTCGCAATCGCCGGCGAACTCCTCAAAAACGCCGAGGACCTCCTCGAGCAGGACATTCACCCAACGGCGATCATCAAGGGCTTCCACCTCGCAAGCGAGCAGGCCCGCGAGGAAATCGACGACATCGCACAGGACGTTGACACCGACGACGAGCAGCTCCTTCGCTCGGTCGCCGAAACCTCGATGACCGGCAAGGGCACCGAGGTCAACAAAGAGCACCTCTCGCAGCTCATCATCGACGCCGTCAAGCAGGTTACCGTCGAGAGTGACGAAGGCGACAACATCGTCGACCTCGAGTACCTCAACATCGAGACCCAGACCGGCCGCAGCGCCGGCGAATCCGACCTGCTCGTCGGTGGCATCGTGGACAAAGACCCCGTCCACGACAACATGCCAACCTCGGCCGAAGACGCCGACATCCTGCTTCTCAACCAGGCAATCGAAGTCGAAGAAGCCGATGTCGACACCGAGGTCTCCGTGACGGACCCAGACCAGCTCCAGAAGTTCCTCGACCGCGAGGAAGAACAGCTCAAAGAGAAAGTCGACCAGATCGTCGACACCGGTGCTGACGTCGTCTTCTGTCAGAAAGGCATCGACGACCTCGCACAGCACTATCTGGCCAAGGAAGGCATCCTCGCCGTCCGCCGCGCCAAGAAGAGTGACCTCGAGTTCCTCTCGGAGGTCGTCAACGGTGCCGTCATCTCCGACCTCGCAACGGCAACCGAGGCCGACCTCGGCCATGGTGACGTCACCCGCGACGATGATGACGACCTGTTCTACGTCGAAGGCGACGACGCCCACGGCGTGACGCTCCTGCTCCGTGGCTCGACCGAGCACGTCGTCGACGAACTCGAGCGCGGTGTCAACGACGCACTCGATGTCGTCGCACAGACCGTCTCCGACGGCCGCGTCCTCGCAGGCGGCGGCGCAATCGAGGTCGAACTCGCCTCGCGACTGCGCAACTACGCCGACTCCGTTTCGGGCCGCGAACAGCTCGCTGTCGAAGCCTTCGCCGACTCGCTCGAGCTCGTCCCTCGCGTGCTCGCTGAGAACGCAGGCCTTGACTCCATCGACACGCTCGTCGACCTCCGTGCAGCCCACGAGGACGGCGACATCGAAGCCGGCCTGAACGTCCTCTCGGGCGACGTTGAGGACACCTACGAGGCTGGCGTTGTCGAGCCAGCCCACGCAAAGGAACAGGCTGTGACCTCCGCTGCTGAGGCCGCAAACCTCGTCCTCAAAATCGACGACATCATCTCCGCCGGCGACCTGTCGACGGACAAGGGCGACGACGAAGCAGGCGGCCCAGGCGGTGCCGGCGGCATGGGCGGTATGGGCGGCGGCATGGGCGGCATGATGTAA